In Serratia sp. FDAARGOS_506, a genomic segment contains:
- a CDS encoding FAD:protein FMN transferase has product MRALAMKNWLTGVALSATLLLTGCGPEQVDLTGKTMGTSYSIRYVTGDDTPSAREMQAEIDKRLEQVNDQMSTYRPDSELSRFNASRDIDRPFPVSPATAVVVREALRINRVTDGALDVTVGPLVNLWGFGPEGRPDKVPSEAELAHRRAWTGADKLTVQGSALVKSIPELYVDLSSIAKGYGVDVVAEYLQSQHVQNYMVDIGGEVRTRGRNGEQKPWRIAIERPTAGAQQQAQLVIQPGEMSIATSGDYRNYFEQDGVRYSHTIDPITGRPINHRLVSITVLSPTCMTADGLSTGLNVMGPERGLALANLLGIPVFMIVKTADGFEERYSDAFKPYLKKSS; this is encoded by the coding sequence ATGCGCGCATTGGCGATGAAGAACTGGCTGACGGGCGTGGCGCTGAGCGCCACCCTGCTGCTGACCGGCTGCGGGCCGGAACAGGTGGATCTGACGGGTAAAACCATGGGCACCTCGTATTCGATCCGTTACGTGACCGGCGACGACACGCCGTCGGCGCGCGAGATGCAGGCGGAGATCGACAAACGGCTGGAACAGGTGAACGACCAGATGTCCACCTACCGACCGGACTCCGAGTTGAGCCGCTTCAACGCCAGCCGCGATATTGACCGGCCGTTCCCGGTTTCGCCGGCGACCGCCGTGGTAGTGCGCGAAGCGTTGCGCATCAACCGCGTGACCGATGGCGCGCTGGACGTGACCGTCGGGCCGCTGGTCAACCTGTGGGGCTTCGGCCCGGAAGGGCGGCCGGACAAAGTGCCGAGCGAGGCGGAGCTGGCGCACCGCCGCGCCTGGACCGGCGCCGATAAACTGACGGTGCAGGGCAGCGCGCTGGTGAAAAGTATCCCCGAGCTGTATGTCGATCTGTCGTCGATCGCCAAAGGATACGGCGTGGACGTGGTGGCGGAGTATCTGCAATCGCAACATGTGCAAAATTACATGGTGGACATCGGTGGTGAAGTCCGCACCCGCGGGCGCAACGGCGAGCAAAAGCCGTGGCGCATCGCCATCGAGCGCCCGACCGCCGGTGCGCAGCAGCAGGCGCAGTTGGTGATCCAGCCAGGGGAGATGTCGATCGCCACCTCGGGTGACTATCGCAACTACTTCGAGCAGGACGGGGTGCGCTATTCGCACACCATCGATCCTATCACCGGCCGGCCGATCAACCACCGCCTGGTGTCGATCACCGTGCTGAGCCCGACCTGTATGACCGCCGACGGTCTGTCCACCGGCCTGAACGTGATGGGGCCGGAGCGCGGCCTGGCGCTGGCCAATCTGCTCGGTATCCCGGTGTTCATGATCGTGAAAACCGCCGACGGGTTTGAGGAGCGTTATTCGGACGCGTTCAAACCCTATCTGAAAAAGAGTTCGTGA
- a CDS encoding glycerophosphodiester phosphodiesterase family protein, translating to MIRFSYLLLASALSLSALAASAAGHAPAIVAHRGGTADAPENTRIAIETALKNGADAIWITLQESKDGVIVLYRPSDLKALTNRQGPVSAYTAAQLAETDAGWAFARGDEHPFRSQGIGIPRLDEVLKAFPRVTFYLDIKSPDADPAQFGQALLATLESTDSLNRIRVYSTDAKYLQALPPAIPRFESRDETRTLLANITMAHQCDVKPDNRQPRWYGLELKREVEVVEKYTLGEGRSKAFLTWDKESMDCFRSQGPAHIILFGVNSPQEYQQALALGADGVMVNSPAEAKNFRKAK from the coding sequence ATGATCAGATTTTCTTATTTGCTGCTGGCTTCCGCGCTGTCGCTGAGCGCGCTGGCGGCCAGCGCCGCCGGTCACGCGCCGGCGATCGTCGCCCACCGCGGCGGCACCGCCGATGCGCCGGAGAACACCCGCATCGCCATCGAAACCGCGCTGAAAAACGGCGCCGACGCCATCTGGATCACCCTGCAAGAATCCAAAGACGGCGTCATCGTGCTGTATCGCCCTTCGGATCTGAAAGCGTTGACTAACCGGCAGGGCCCGGTTTCTGCCTATACCGCAGCGCAGCTGGCCGAGACCGACGCCGGCTGGGCCTTCGCCAGGGGGGATGAGCACCCGTTCCGCAGCCAGGGCATCGGCATTCCGCGGCTGGACGAGGTGTTGAAGGCCTTCCCGCGCGTGACTTTCTATCTGGACATCAAATCCCCGGACGCCGACCCGGCGCAGTTTGGCCAGGCGCTGCTGGCGACGCTGGAAAGCACCGACAGCCTGAACCGCATCCGCGTCTACTCCACCGACGCCAAATACCTGCAGGCGCTGCCGCCGGCCATCCCGCGCTTCGAAAGCCGCGACGAGACCCGCACGCTGCTGGCCAATATCACTATGGCGCATCAGTGCGACGTCAAGCCGGATAACCGGCAGCCGCGCTGGTACGGGCTGGAACTGAAGCGCGAGGTGGAAGTGGTGGAGAAATATACCCTCGGTGAAGGGCGTTCGAAGGCGTTTCTGACCTGGGATAAAGAGTCGATGGACTGCTTCCGCTCGCAGGGCCCGGCGCACATCATCCTGTTCGGCGTCAACTCACCGCAGGAGTATCAGCAGGCGCTGGCGCTGGGCGCCGACGGCGTGATGGTCAACTCACCGGCCGAGGCGAAAAACTTCCGCAAGGCGAAGTAA
- a CDS encoding NADH:ubiquinone reductase (Na(+)-transporting) subunit B, with protein MGLKNYFEKIEHHFTPGGKLEKWYPLYEATTTVFYTPGTVTRGASHVRDAIDLKRMMILVWLAVFPAMFWGMYNVGQQAIPALHHLYSGDELQQVLAGDWHYRLAQWLGASLAADAGWISKMVLGACYFLPIYAVVFVVGGFWEVLFAIIRKHEVNEGFFVTSILFALIVPPTLPLWQAALGITFGVVVAKEIFGGTGRNFLNPALAGRAFLFFAYPAQISGDLVWTSADGFSGATPLAQWSAGGAHSLSNVATGQSISWMDAFLGNIPGSIGEVSTLMILIGGAIILFGRVASWRIVAGVMLGMVASALLFNAIGSDTNPMFAMPWYWHLVLGGFAFGMIFMATDPVSASFTNKGKWWYGILIGVMCVLIRVVNPAYPEGMMLAILFANLFAPLFDYLVVQANIKRRKARGE; from the coding sequence ATGGGCCTGAAGAATTATTTTGAGAAGATAGAGCATCACTTCACGCCGGGCGGCAAACTGGAAAAGTGGTATCCGCTGTATGAAGCGACCACCACGGTGTTTTATACCCCCGGCACGGTGACGCGCGGCGCTTCGCACGTGCGCGACGCCATCGATTTGAAACGCATGATGATCCTGGTGTGGCTGGCGGTATTCCCGGCGATGTTCTGGGGCATGTACAACGTCGGCCAGCAGGCGATCCCGGCGTTGCACCATCTGTACAGCGGCGACGAGCTGCAACAGGTGCTGGCGGGCGACTGGCATTATCGCCTGGCGCAGTGGCTCGGCGCCTCGCTGGCGGCCGACGCCGGCTGGATCAGCAAGATGGTGCTGGGCGCCTGTTACTTCCTGCCGATCTACGCCGTGGTGTTTGTCGTCGGCGGCTTTTGGGAAGTGCTGTTCGCCATTATCCGCAAGCATGAGGTGAACGAAGGCTTCTTCGTCACCTCTATCTTGTTCGCGCTGATCGTGCCGCCGACCTTGCCGCTGTGGCAGGCCGCGCTGGGTATCACCTTCGGCGTGGTGGTGGCCAAAGAGATCTTTGGCGGCACCGGGCGCAACTTCCTCAACCCGGCGCTGGCCGGCCGCGCCTTCCTGTTCTTCGCCTATCCGGCGCAGATCTCCGGCGATCTGGTGTGGACCTCTGCTGACGGTTTCTCCGGCGCGACGCCGCTGGCGCAGTGGAGTGCCGGCGGGGCGCACAGCCTGAGCAACGTGGCCACCGGTCAGTCCATCAGCTGGATGGACGCTTTCCTGGGCAACATCCCCGGCTCCATCGGTGAAGTCTCCACGCTAATGATCCTGATCGGCGGGGCGATTATTCTGTTCGGCCGCGTGGCCTCCTGGCGCATCGTCGCCGGCGTGATGCTTGGCATGGTGGCTTCCGCCCTGTTGTTCAACGCTATCGGTTCCGATACCAACCCGATGTTCGCCATGCCGTGGTATTGGCATCTGGTGCTGGGCGGTTTCGCCTTCGGCATGATCTTTATGGCGACCGACCCGGTTTCCGCCTCCTTCACCAACAAGGGGAAATGGTGGTACGGCATTCTGATCGGCGTGATGTGCGTGCTGATCCGGGTGGTCAACCCCGCCTATCCGGAAGGCATGATGCTGGCGATCCTGTTCGCCAACCTGTTCGCACCGCTGTTCGATTATCTGGTGGTGCAGGCCAACATCAAGCGGAGAAAAGCCCGTGGCGAATGA
- the nqrF gene encoding NADH:ubiquinone reductase (Na(+)-transporting) subunit F, with product MEIILGVAMFTAIVMVLVLLILFAKSKLVNTGDIAVEINGDLDKSFHAPAGDKLLNVLSSQGIFVSSACGGGGSCGQCRVVIKEGGGDILPTELSHINKREAKEGCRLACQVNVKQNLKIELPEEIFGVKKWECEVISNDNKATFIKELKLKIPDGEDVPFRAGGFIQIEAPAHDISYADFDVPQEYRGDWDKFNLFRYRSTVNDTTVRAYSMANYPEEKGIIMLNVRIATPPPNNPDVPPGIMSSYIWSLKPGDKVTISGPFGEFFAKETDAEMIFIGGGAGMAPMRSHIFDQLKRLNSKRKITFWYGARSLREMFYEDDFNQLQAENENFTWHVALSDPQPEDNWTGYTGFIHNVLLENYLKNHPAPEDCEFYMCGPPMMNAAVIKMLKDLGVEDENIMLDDFGG from the coding sequence ATGGAAATTATTTTAGGCGTAGCCATGTTCACCGCCATTGTGATGGTGCTGGTGTTGCTGATCCTGTTCGCCAAGTCAAAGCTGGTGAATACCGGCGACATCGCGGTGGAGATCAACGGCGATCTGGATAAGAGCTTCCATGCGCCGGCGGGCGACAAACTGCTCAACGTGCTCTCCAGCCAGGGGATCTTCGTCTCCTCGGCCTGCGGCGGCGGCGGCTCCTGTGGCCAGTGCCGGGTGGTGATCAAAGAGGGCGGCGGCGATATCCTGCCGACCGAGCTTTCGCACATCAACAAGCGCGAAGCGAAAGAGGGTTGCCGCCTGGCGTGCCAGGTGAACGTGAAGCAAAACCTGAAGATCGAGCTACCGGAAGAGATTTTCGGCGTGAAGAAATGGGAGTGCGAGGTTATCTCCAATGATAACAAAGCCACCTTTATCAAAGAGCTGAAGCTGAAGATCCCCGACGGCGAAGACGTGCCGTTCCGCGCGGGCGGCTTCATCCAGATCGAAGCGCCGGCGCACGATATCAGCTATGCCGACTTCGACGTGCCGCAGGAGTATCGCGGCGACTGGGACAAATTCAACCTGTTCCGCTACCGTTCGACGGTGAACGACACCACGGTGCGCGCCTACTCGATGGCCAACTACCCGGAAGAGAAGGGCATCATCATGCTCAACGTGCGTATCGCCACGCCGCCGCCGAACAATCCGGACGTGCCGCCGGGCATCATGTCTTCCTATATCTGGTCGCTGAAGCCGGGCGACAAGGTGACTATCTCCGGGCCGTTCGGCGAATTCTTCGCCAAGGAAACCGACGCCGAAATGATCTTTATCGGCGGCGGCGCGGGCATGGCGCCGATGCGTTCGCACATCTTCGATCAGCTCAAGCGCCTGAACTCGAAGCGCAAGATCACTTTCTGGTACGGCGCGCGTTCGCTGCGCGAGATGTTCTATGAAGACGACTTCAACCAGCTGCAGGCGGAGAACGAAAACTTCACCTGGCATGTGGCGCTGTCGGATCCGCAGCCGGAAGATAACTGGACCGGCTACACCGGCTTTATCCATAATGTTCTGCTGGAGAACTATCTGAAGAACCACCCGGCGCCGGAGGACTGCGAGTTTTACATGTGCGGGCCGCCGATGATGAACGCTGCGGTGATCAAGATGCTGAAAGATCTGGGCGTCGAAGACGAAAACATCATGCTGGATGACTTTGGTGGCTAA
- the nqrE gene encoding NADH:ubiquinone reductase (Na(+)-transporting) subunit E → MEHYISLFVRAVFVENMALAFFLGMCTFLAVSKKVSTAFGLGIAVTIVLGISVPVNNLVYNLILRDGALVEGVDLSFLNFITFIGVIAALVQILEMILDRFFPSLYNALGIFLPLITVNCAIFGGVSFMVQRDYNFAESVVYGIGSGTGWMLAIVAMAGIREKLKYANVPAGLRGLGITFITTGLMALGFMSFSGVQL, encoded by the coding sequence ATGGAACACTATATCAGCCTGTTTGTGCGCGCGGTGTTCGTTGAGAACATGGCGCTGGCGTTCTTCCTCGGGATGTGTACCTTCCTGGCGGTCTCGAAGAAGGTGTCGACCGCCTTTGGCCTGGGCATCGCGGTGACCATCGTCCTCGGCATTTCGGTGCCGGTGAACAACCTGGTCTACAACCTGATCCTGCGCGACGGCGCGCTGGTGGAAGGCGTTGATCTGAGCTTCCTCAACTTCATCACCTTCATCGGCGTGATCGCCGCGCTGGTGCAGATTCTGGAGATGATCCTCGATCGCTTCTTCCCGTCGCTGTACAACGCGCTCGGCATCTTCCTGCCGCTCATCACCGTGAACTGCGCCATCTTCGGCGGCGTGTCCTTCATGGTACAGCGCGACTACAACTTCGCCGAATCGGTGGTGTACGGCATCGGTTCCGGCACCGGCTGGATGCTGGCGATCGTCGCCATGGCGGGGATCCGCGAAAAACTCAAGTATGCCAACGTGCCGGCGGGATTGCGCGGCCTGGGCATTACCTTTATCACCACCGGACTGATGGCGCTGGGCTTCATGTCCTTCTCCGGTGTTCAGTTGTAA
- a CDS encoding NADH:ubiquinone reductase (Na(+)-transporting) subunit D, producing MADSKEIKRVLLGPLFDNNPIALQVLGVCSALAVTTKLETAVVMTIAVTLVTAFSSFFISLIRHHIPNSVRIIVQMAIIASLVIVVDQLLRAYAFEISKQLSVFVGLIITNCIVMGRAEAYAMKSPPIESFMDGIGNGLGYGVILVLVGFLRELIGSGKLFGVPVLETVQNGGWYQPNGLFLLAPSAFFIIGLLIWVLRTLKPAQIEKE from the coding sequence ATGGCTGATTCCAAAGAGATAAAGCGGGTCCTGCTGGGGCCGCTGTTCGACAATAACCCGATCGCCCTGCAGGTGTTAGGCGTTTGTTCTGCGCTGGCGGTGACCACCAAGCTGGAGACGGCGGTGGTGATGACCATTGCGGTGACGCTGGTCACGGCGTTCTCCAGCTTCTTCATCTCACTGATCCGTCACCATATTCCCAACAGCGTGCGTATCATCGTACAGATGGCGATCATCGCCTCGCTGGTGATCGTGGTCGATCAGCTGTTGCGCGCCTATGCGTTCGAGATCTCCAAGCAGCTGTCGGTGTTCGTCGGCCTGATCATCACCAACTGTATCGTGATGGGGCGCGCCGAGGCTTACGCCATGAAGTCGCCGCCGATCGAGAGTTTTATGGACGGCATCGGCAACGGGCTGGGCTACGGGGTGATCCTGGTGCTGGTCGGTTTCCTGCGCGAGCTGATTGGCTCCGGCAAGCTGTTCGGCGTCCCGGTGCTGGAAACGGTGCAGAACGGCGGCTGGTATCAGCCGAACGGCCTGTTCCTGCTGGCACCGAGTGCGTTCTTCATCATCGGCCTGCTGATCTGGGTGCTGCGCACCTTGAAGCCGGCGCAGATCGAAAAGGAGTAA
- a CDS encoding Na(+)-translocating NADH-quinone reductase subunit C, with translation MANEAKNDGIGKTLLVVLLLCLVCSVVVAGSAVGLKSKQQEQKLLDKQRNILDVAGLLQPKMESEQVKSLYSERIEPRLVDLNSGEFVAGKAAFDLGAALRDDAKSVALAAGDDPAGIKRRSNQAEIYLVRDESGQVNKIVLPVYGTGLWSMMYAFVALDNDGNTVKGITYYDQGETPGLGGEVENPSWRQQWVGKQLFDDNGQPAIRVVKGGARQGDVHGVDGLSGATLTSNGVQHTFDFWLGEHGFGPFLKKVREGALKNG, from the coding sequence GTGGCGAATGAAGCGAAAAACGACGGCATCGGTAAAACGCTGCTGGTAGTACTGCTGCTGTGTCTGGTGTGTTCCGTGGTGGTGGCGGGCTCCGCCGTCGGCCTGAAGTCCAAACAGCAGGAGCAAAAGCTGCTCGACAAGCAGCGCAATATTCTCGACGTAGCCGGCCTGTTGCAGCCGAAAATGGAGAGCGAGCAGGTCAAGAGTCTTTACAGCGAACGCATCGAACCGCGCCTGGTGGATCTGAACAGCGGCGAGTTTGTCGCCGGCAAGGCGGCGTTCGATCTGGGCGCCGCGCTGCGCGACGACGCCAAAAGCGTGGCGCTGGCGGCGGGCGACGATCCGGCCGGCATCAAGCGCCGCAGCAACCAGGCGGAAATCTACCTGGTGCGCGATGAAAGCGGCCAGGTGAACAAGATTGTGCTGCCGGTATACGGCACCGGCCTGTGGTCGATGATGTACGCTTTCGTGGCGCTGGATAACGACGGCAATACGGTCAAAGGCATCACCTACTACGACCAGGGGGAAACCCCGGGGCTGGGCGGTGAGGTCGAGAACCCGTCCTGGCGCCAGCAGTGGGTCGGCAAGCAGCTGTTCGACGACAACGGCCAGCCGGCGATCCGCGTGGTGAAAGGCGGCGCGCGTCAGGGGGATGTGCACGGGGTGGACGGCCTGTCCGGCGCCACGCTGACCTCCAACGGCGTGCAGCATACGTTTGATTTCTGGTTGGGCGAGCACGGCTTCGGCCCGTTCCTGAAAAAAGTTCGTGAAGGAGCGCTGAAAAATGGCTGA
- the nqrM gene encoding (Na+)-NQR maturation NqrM, which produces MLTVFAATFVLFLLIVGGMSLGYVFKRKSLQGSCGGITALGMEKVCDCPEPCDARKKREAKAAQRREQLEKHRIL; this is translated from the coding sequence ATGCTGACGGTATTCGCCGCCACCTTCGTGTTGTTCCTGCTGATCGTCGGCGGGATGTCGCTGGGTTACGTGTTCAAGCGCAAAAGCCTGCAGGGCAGCTGCGGCGGCATCACCGCATTGGGGATGGAGAAAGTCTGCGACTGCCCGGAGCCCTGCGATGCGCGCAAAAAGCGTGAAGCCAAAGCGGCACAGCGGCGCGAGCAGCTGGAAAAGCACCGTATTCTATAG
- the dinB gene encoding DNA polymerase IV — protein sequence MRKIIHVDMDCFFAAVEMRDDPSLRDIPLAIGGSADRRGVISTANYPARRYGVHSAMSTAMALKLCPHLTLLPGRMAAYKEASLHIREIFARYTPLIEPLSLDEAYLDVTDSPQCNGSATLIAQEIRQAIADELNLTASAGVAPIKFLAKIASEMNKPNGQYVITPAQVPAFLQQLPLSKIPGVGKVTAKRLEEVGLITCADVQQYDLAQLLKRFGKFGRVLWERCQGIDRREISAERLRKSVGVERTLAEDIHDWEDCETLIIDKLYPELEMRLRKVKPDLHIARQGVKLKFQDFQQTTQEHVFPVLNRQDLLEVARQAWRERREGRGVRLVGLHVTLLDPQLERQLALPWE from the coding sequence ATGCGTAAAATCATTCATGTCGATATGGACTGCTTCTTCGCGGCGGTGGAAATGCGCGACGATCCCAGCCTGCGCGATATCCCGCTGGCGATTGGCGGCAGTGCCGATCGGCGCGGGGTGATCAGCACCGCCAACTACCCGGCGCGGCGCTACGGCGTGCACAGCGCCATGTCCACGGCGATGGCGCTCAAGCTGTGCCCGCATCTTACCCTGTTGCCGGGGCGCATGGCGGCCTACAAAGAGGCCTCGCTGCACATCCGCGAAATCTTCGCCCGCTATACCCCGCTGATCGAGCCGCTGTCGCTCGATGAAGCCTATCTCGACGTGACAGACAGCCCGCAATGCAATGGCTCGGCGACGCTGATCGCCCAGGAGATCCGCCAGGCGATCGCCGACGAACTGAACCTCACCGCCTCGGCCGGCGTCGCGCCGATCAAGTTTCTCGCCAAAATCGCCTCCGAGATGAACAAGCCGAACGGGCAATACGTGATCACGCCGGCGCAGGTGCCGGCGTTTTTGCAGCAGCTGCCGCTCAGCAAGATCCCCGGCGTCGGCAAGGTGACCGCCAAGCGCCTGGAAGAGGTGGGGCTTATCACCTGCGCCGACGTGCAGCAATATGATCTGGCGCAGCTGCTCAAGCGCTTCGGCAAGTTCGGCCGGGTGCTGTGGGAGCGGTGTCAGGGCATAGATCGGCGCGAAATCTCAGCGGAGCGGCTGCGCAAATCGGTGGGGGTGGAGCGCACACTGGCGGAAGATATTCACGACTGGGAAGACTGCGAAACGCTGATTATCGACAAACTCTATCCCGAGCTGGAGATGCGGCTGCGCAAGGTGAAGCCGGATCTGCACATCGCCAGGCAGGGCGTAAAGCTGAAGTTTCAGGATTTCCAGCAAACCACCCAGGAGCACGTATTTCCGGTGCTGAACCGGCAGGATTTGCTGGAGGTGGCGCGGCAGGCGTGGCGCGAGCGGCGCGAAGGGCGCGGAGTGCGGCTGGTGGGGCTGCACGTGACGCTGCTCGATCCGCAGCTGGAGCGGCAGCTGGCGCTGCCTTGGGAATGA